A part of Drosophila bipectinata strain 14024-0381.07 chromosome 3L, DbipHiC1v2, whole genome shotgun sequence genomic DNA contains:
- the LOC108129098 gene encoding uncharacterized protein, with the protein MSPTPMGSVALSRSKKGTGRGLNLNSKMVHCLILLAAFVLFGANLNYASFPPGTVIDIKLGEVDLEQFSYVPTRDGYEFNYTLPDGTFRDEIGKVLSGTSAAADLENANNLAKNHRPSREQGLKVRKLSGKSLSSLAG; encoded by the exons ATGAGTCCGACTCCAATGGGAAGTGTCGCCCTCAGCCGAAGCAAAAAAGGGACAGGCAGGGGCCTGAATCTTAACAGCAAAATGGTCCACTGTCTGATCCTCCTGGCGGCCTTTGTCCTGTTCGGCGCCAACTTGAACTACGCCTCCTTTCCACCTGGCACGGTCATCGACATCAAGCTGGGCGAAGTGGATCTGGAGCAGTTCAGCTATGTGCCTACTCGGGATGGATACGAATTCAA CTATACACTGCCTGATGGAACCTTCCGGGACGAAATTGGCAAAGTTCTAAGCGGAACCTCTGCAGCTGCCGATCTAGAGAATGCCAACAACCTCGCCAAGAACCACCGTCCCTCCCGCGAACAGGGCCTGAAGGTGCGCAAGCTGTCCGGCAAGTCCCTCTCCTCTCTGGCCGGTTAG
- the Acp65Aa gene encoding endocuticle structural protein SgAbd-6 has translation MMKLMLVVGSLAVLLALATARPQNEVEVQEYESNVDLDGYKFSYKLSDGTTRTEEGVIKNAGQENESISIRGSVSWVAPDGQTYTINFVADENGFQPEGAHLPK, from the exons ATGATGAAATTG ATGCTAGTCGTTGGCTCGCTGGCAGTGCTCCTGGCGCTGGCCACTGCCCGTCCGCAGAACGAAGTGGAGGTCCAGGAGTACGAGTCCAATGTTGACCTCGATGGATACAAGTTCAGCTACAAGCTAAGCGACGGCACCACCCGCACAGAGGAGGGCGTGATCAAGAATGCCGGCCAGGAGAATGAGTCCATATCCATCCGGGGATCCGTCAGTTGGGTGGCTCCCGACGGCCAGACCTACACCATCAATTTCGTGGCTGACGAGAACGGCTTCCAACCGGAGGGTGCCCATCTGCCCAAGTAG
- the Lcp65Aa gene encoding larval cuticle protein 65Ag1, whose amino-acid sequence MKCIVVFGLLSIGMCLAAPTAPEAEIVNLASEVSADGFNYNFDTSDGTKQEQHGKLKNLGPEEEVLQVAGSFSYQGDDGKTYSITYTADENGYQPQGEHLPHL is encoded by the coding sequence ATGAAGTGCATCGTAGTTTTTGGCCTGCTATCGATCGGCATGTGCCTGGCCGCTCCAACTGCTCCCGAAGCCGAGATTGTTAACCTGGCATCCGAGGTCTCCGCTGACGGCTTCAACTATAACTTCGACACCAGTGACGGCACCAAGCAGGAACAGCACGGCAAGCTGAAGAACCTGGGTCCCGAGGAGGAAGTTCTGCAGGTGGCCGGATCCTTTAGCTACCAGGGGGATGATGGCAAGACCTACTCTATAACATACACGGCGGATGAGAATGGATACCAGCCCCAGGGCGAGCACCTTCCACACCTTTAA
- the LOC108129124 gene encoding larval cuticle protein 65Ag1-like: MKFAIVLFALFAVAVAAPVAPEAEIVELKSDVGPESYSYGLKTSDGTSKQEEGQLKNAGTEQEGIAVKGSFSFVADDGQTYTVNYIADENGFQPQGAHLPVAPEA; this comes from the coding sequence ATGAAATTCGCCATCGTCCTGTTCGCCCTCTTTGccgtggccgttgccgctccTGTTGCTCCAGAAGCTGAAATCGTCGAGTTGAAGTCTGATGTCGGACCCGAGAGCTACAGTTACGGATTGAAGACTTCCGATGGTACCTCAAAACAGGAGGAGGGTCAGCTGAAGAACGCCGGCACCGAGCAGGAGGGCATCGCCGTCAAGGGATCCTTCTCCTTCGTGGCCGATGACGGTCAGACTTACACTGTGAACTACATCGCCGATGAGAACGGATTCCAGCCCCAGGGTGCCCATCTGCCCGTTGCCCCCGAGGCCTAA
- the LOC108129116 gene encoding larval cuticle protein 65Ag1-like, whose translation MKFAIVLFALFAVAIAAPTETQVLRSESDVGPESYKYALETSDGTSKQEQGQLKNVGTEQEAIAVKGSFTFVGDDGQTYTVNYIADENGFQPQGAHLPVAPEA comes from the coding sequence ATGAAATTCGCCATCGTCCTGTTCGCCCTCTTCGCCGTGGCCATTGCCGCTCCTACTGAAACTCAAGTCCTAAGGTCCGAGTCTGATGTCGGACCCGAGAGCTACAAATACGCATTGGAGACTTCCGATGGTACCTCAAAACAGGAGCAGGGTCAGCTGAAGAACGTCGGTACCGAGCAGGAGGCCATTGCCGTCAAGGGATCCTTCACCTTCGTGGGCGATGACGGTCAGACTTACACCGTGAACTACATCGCCGATGAGAACGGATTCCAGCCCCAGGGTGCCCATCTGCCCGTTGCCCCCGAGGCCTAA